GAGAAATAACCGGCCTTAAAAATGCAGATCCTTTTGAGCGTTTGTAAGGGAGATGAAGCCGATATTCCTGGATGGAATGAAACGAGAGCCGTTCGTAAAATTTTGGAATTTCTGTAAAAAGAATAATGAAGTCGCATCGATCTTTCGCCCATATGAGCGCTTCTTGAATCAATTGCGATGCTAAGCCTTGCTCGCGATGAGCAGACTGGGTACAGATTGCATGCAAAGCACCCATCTTATGCCACTGCCCTTCAACAAGTATAGGGCACTCGAAAAAAACCGAGTGGGAAACAACTTCACCATTTACCTCTTTAAGAAAGAGTCGGCTAGCTAGCTCCCCAGGGGAATCCGAGGGCTTTGCAACGTAACATATTGGCCTCAATGCCTGGAAAGCACTCTTCAAGTAGCTTTAGATAGGGTTGTTTTTCAAGCATATGATAAAATTCCGCATCAGAGGACAGTTTTTTACAGGATTTTAATCAGATATTATCAGGAGAATGTAAAAAGAAAAAGAGAACATTATAACGTTACCAATAGGGAAACAACTGTTTCCCTATTGAAGCTATTCTTCTTTTTTTAAGTCATCCTTGCCAAATTCGGCCTCAAGATCTTCCACGGTTGGCAAGCTTTCTTTCAATTCTTTAGAAAGAGATTTGACAAGAGTGACCTCATAGCCAGCTACGCCGATAGGCTTATTGAAA
The Parachlamydiales bacterium genome window above contains:
- a CDS encoding PDDEXK nuclease domain-containing protein; the encoded protein is MLYNPNSELTPIGMIFCKTKQNFTVEYALRDFNKPIGVAGYEVTLVKSLSKELKESLPTVEDLEAEFGKDDLKKEE